A window of Blautia argi genomic DNA:
TCAGTATCCTGTCTTTATACTCTTTATCCTTATCTTTCATCTTATCACCTCAAAATCCGTAAACTTTCTATAAAAAGGCAAAAGGATATTGCCTGAAATCTCAATTCCCTGCAATACCCTTTTCATTCATTCTCTTATTCTTATTTATTTCTTCCACAGCAGTGTTTGTATTTCTTTCCGCTTCCGCATGGACATGGATCGTTACGTCCGATTTTCGGTCCTTTTACAACTGTGCCGGATTTTTTCTGCTCCAGATATAACTCTTTTCTCTTTTCTTCTGAGAAAATGCTGTTCCACTGTGGCAATTCATATAACCAGTCTGCCTTTGCATCTACCATGTTTTTATACAGAGTTTCCAAATCAAATCCCAGGTTTACCTCTGTGTTTTCGTCCATCTCTTCAATAGGGTTCTGGATTTTCAAGCTGTCATTGATACCGTCCAGGAATCCAACCATTGTCATAACTTCTACATCATACTTTTCTGCCAGTTCCTTTACGGTTCCTTTTACTACTTCATTGGGATTGCTTAAAAGCTTTTCGTAAATCCCTTTTTCAATTAAGAAGTAATTTGTCCAGAATTTCTCAAGCTGGACTCTGTCTGCCTGCTGAGAATACGCCATATCTCTCCAATCCTGTAATAATGCCATGTATCTTACCTGCCTTTTATTTATTTTCCTGATTTACCGTTTCGGTTTAACAGGTATAGTATATACGAAAACACAGATTTTTTCAATCTTTAAAATCAAATAAAATAATTCCGGCTGTGTATAAGTTCCGATTTTCTGCCCATACTACAGATAGTCCACAAAGAGATGTTTCAAATACGAAACGCTTTTTGCAGACAACCAAAGAAAAAGTAGAAATACTTTATCCTCCCCTTTTCAGGGGCTGTCACATGAACTTCATGGGCAGTCCCTGTTCTCTTATGTAAATTCGGATTCTTCCAGTTCCAGCAACACTTCTTCCCACACATTTCGATTCTCCTGATAAACTTTCTCAAAGCACCGCCATGGAAGCGGTGAATCCTGCTTTCCGATTTCTACGGTAAGACTCGGTATCCCCATGCTCTGCAGCGCCCAGTCCTTATATCCGGCTCCGGCAAGAATTTTGAAATTTCCATCTAATGCATATCCGGTAGCATTTGAAATTCTCCGGGCAAACGCTTTTGTAACAGCCTTTAAATTTCCTTCCTGTCCGAAATTCCAGTAAATCACCTGCCCTGAGGAATGGTAAGAAATGGTTCGCTGAAAGCTGTTTTCTCTTGTCAGCTGCGTCAAAATCTGTGTTTCTCTTTCCGACTCCGGATACTTTCCTCTATACCCTTCTGAGGAAACCGTTTCCTTTCCGGTTTTGCATTTTCCCCATTCAGCCGGAAAATTCCGGTTTAAATCCACACCCTTTGCATTTGCTTTCCACTTTCTGAAATAACTCTTATAGGACAGGTTTTCCCTTTCCCTATCTGCAATCTTTTGCAAATCTTTTCGCAGTTCCCGATTTCGGATACCCTCCAGTCCGAACTGAGAAATACTTACCCCGTCCGGATTTGCCATAGGGATTGCATAAACTGCTCTGTTTTCCAACAAAGTTCCATAAGAAATCCCCTGATATACATCACTCTGCTTCAGATGCAAAAGAAATTTTACAGCCTGTTCCATAATTAACTGACTGGTCATATATTCTCTTCCGTGAATTCCCCCAAAAATAAAAACTTTTTCTTGTGCATTTTGTTTTCCTATTCTCAGACAATCTATGCTCCTGAAATCAGCAGACATTCCCAATGACTGTACCTGCACATATTCTGAAAATATCTCTGCAAAAATAGCCAAATCTGTCTGCATATTTTCGTAGGTATAACCTAAAACTCTTCCCTTATGCGCTTTCCAAGTATACATTGACGGCTTCCCCTAAAATCATTATAATAATAAATATTCTAAGCAAGGGAGATTAAGACGTGAAGAATTTAAAGCGACTTCTCGCAGTCATTGGAATTATCCTGTTAGCAGGTATGTATGTCCTGACTCTTGTTTTTGCCCTGACAGATAATTCTGCTGCCGGCAATATGGTTATGGCATCTCTATATGCAACTGTGATGATTCCTGTTTTGCTGTATGCCTTTTTGCTTGTACATAAATGGACACACCCCAAGAAGGAAGAAATTTCCAGAGTTCTGGAGAACACTTCTGATGTTGATACTGTCATTTTTGATATTGGGAATGTGCTTGCAAAATATGACTGGAAGAAACTGTTAAAAGAAATGAACTACGATGAAAAGACAACGCATGCAGTTGCTGACGCTATGTTTTTAAGTAAAGACTGGGCCGAGGCTGACCGGGGTATCCGCACAGAGGAAGAAATTCTGCAGTCCTTTATTGCCAACAACCCTTCCTATGAAAAGGAAATACGGGCTACATTTTCTAAAATAGAGGATACCATTTCCGTTTATTCCTATACAAAGGATTGGCTTGCTTATTTGAAAAAACGGGGCTATAAGCTGTATTTTCTTTCCAATTTTCCGGAACCCCTGTACAGACGCTGTTTAGACAGGCTGAACTTTCTGGAACTTATGGACGGGGGCTATATGTCCTGGCAGGTACATTTGTTAAAACCGGAACCGGAAATGTACCGGAAACTGATTCAGGATTTTCAAATTACGCCGGAAAAGGCAGTGTTTATTGACGACTACATGGATAATGTGGCAGAGGCAAGAGCGCAGGGCTTAAACGCCATACATTTCACCGGCAGAAAAAGCGCTGTACAGCAGCTGGCTGACTTCGGTGTAAAATGACCAGCACAAAAAATTATATGATATGGTAATATAGAAAAGACTGCGGCAGAAAGACGAAAGGAAAAGTAACTATTTGTTCCTGATTTCGCTTTCTGCCGCAGTCTTTTTCTTTTCTCTGTCCCCGTCAGACTATAGAAAAATTTTTATTTCCATTTTATCCGATTCTACTGCTGTGATAACCATCGTTGATGCTCTTTATTTCCGCCAAATCACATTTTGGTTTTCTGTCATAAGTAAGCAAGCCATTAATTTCCTGTTCTACGTCTGTAAGCTGCGTATAACAATATCCCCAAAGTCCTTCCGATGCATAAACGGCTTCCATAATTCTGCCATATTCCTCTACAAATTCATTTTGAGAATGTACTGCAGTATACCCCCAGCCCTCTTCTTCTGACACAGCAAAGGCAATCCCGCCAAATTCTGTCAGCAAAATGGGGACGTTCTCATGTGAATACCCACTGGCATAAATATCATGGCAAGTAGGGGGATTATGTAACAATGTTGCTTTTTCAGAAAGCATTTTCTGATAGTCTTTATACATCTGCCATTCCCCTTTTTGCCCATGACTATAATTATGTATGGCACAGATATCTGTCTTTGTCATCTCCCAACCATCATTTGATATCACCAGTCTGGTCGTATCCAATGCATGAATATAATAGTACAATGCCATGGAAAAACTCTGCTGCCTGATATCAGTACGAATATTCGGCACTCCCCAGCTTTCATTTAGGGGAACCCAGGTTATAATACAGGGGTGATTATAATCTCTTTCTATAATTTCTCCCCAGTCTTTGAGCGTCCTGTTTACTGTCTGGTCGCTGTACATAGGAGCAGAAGCACATTCTCCCCATACCAGAAATCCCATTTTATCTGCCCAGTACAAAAATCTGCTTTCCTCTACCTTCTGATGCTTTCTGCATCCGTTAAATCCCATAGCTTTTGCCAGCTCTATATCCTGTATCAAGGCAGCATCGTCCGGCGCAGTCAAAAGACTTTCCGGCCAATACCCCTGGTCTAACACCAATTTTTGATAATAAGGCTTATTATTTAAATATACCATTCCATGCTCTGTGTGAACTTTACGAAATCCAAAATACGAAGAAACCTTATCTGTAATTCTTCCGTCTTCTCCATTTATCATTTCAAATTCCACATCAAACAACGTGGGGGTTTCCGGCGTCCAGGAAAATCCGGCTTCATGGTAATTCGTATGGAAAATTTTTTCCTGTATCAAATCTACAGAAAAGTCCAACTTCTCTGTGTTCCAAAAGATTTCTCCCTTGGCGATTGTTTCCTTTTTCAGAGAAATTTTATACCGGATACTATCCTCTGGTGTTACCTGGTACCCCTTACAGCTTATATTTATCTTACCCTCATCATACAAAGATGTAAATTTTACACATTCCAATCTCTTTTTCGGTACACCTTCCAGCCACACACTCTGCCAGATTCCACTGCTTGGGGTATACCAGATACTGCGCGACTCCTCTTCCCAGAACTGTTTTCCTCTTGGAATCGTTTCATCAAACGCAGGATCATATACACGCACTGTCAGCTCCTGCTCTCCATCCGCAAGATATGGAGTAATATTTACAGAAAAAGGGGTATAACCGCCTTTATGCTGTGCGATATATTGTCCGTTCAAATACACTTTTGCCTCATAATCTACAGCTTCAAAGTGCAAAAATATCTCTGTGTCCGTTTTTTCTTTTAACAGTTCTTCAGACAGAGTAAATTTTTTCTTGTACCAGAGAATCTCATGTACTTTCTTCCTGTGAATACCACTTTTTTCACATTGATAAACAAAGGGTACACAAATTTCCTGTTCAAATTTCCTATCTCTTTTATACCATTTTTGTAAAATCCCCTGATCGGCATCATCAAAGGCAAAATCCCAAAATCCATTTAAACTCTGCCACTTTTCTCTGACCAGCTGCGGACGTGGATATTCCTGCTTTACTTCCATATATGCTCCTCTCTCCTATGTACTATAACCATTTATTCAGTATTTCCTTCAAAGCCCTGTAAGCAGTTGTATAAGCTTCCTCTCCTGACATTTTCCTCTGCTCCAGCTCTCCGTTTTGTTCCAGCGTACCAAAACCTGTAAAATCTGTCAAATGGGGTTCCAGAGATAAGAATCCCTCATATCCCTCTTCTAAAAGAGATTTTAAAATTTCCTCTACGTTCCCATCGCCATATCCGGCAGGCACTACAATTCCTGACTCTGCTTTCGCATCCTTGATATGGATATAGGAAATATAAGGCTTTAACAACTGATACGCTTCTCTGGTGTCCTGATTACACTGAACAAAATTAGCAAAATCAAACACTGCTTTAAAATGTTCCCCATAAAACTCCTGCATGATTTCCAGACATCTCTTGGCATTATCTCCATAGATTTCCTTCTCATTTTCATGGAGCAAAACAACTTGATGATCTCTGGCATAATCTGCAAATTTCTGCAGTCTTTCAAAAACCTGGCTTTTATATTTTTCCGGCTCTTCCCCTTCCGGAATAAAGAAGCTAAACATACGAATATATGGTGTTTCCATAATTTTTGCAATTTCTACGGTCTTTTTATACAATTCAAAGTGTTCCTCAAAATCCTCTGTAATTAAAATCTTCCCAATAGGCGATCCTA
This region includes:
- a CDS encoding SEC-C metal-binding domain-containing protein translates to MALLQDWRDMAYSQQADRVQLEKFWTNYFLIEKGIYEKLLSNPNEVVKGTVKELAEKYDVEVMTMVGFLDGINDSLKIQNPIEEMDENTEVNLGFDLETLYKNMVDAKADWLYELPQWNSIFSEEKRKELYLEQKKSGTVVKGPKIGRNDPCPCGSGKKYKHCCGRNK
- a CDS encoding M14 family zinc carboxypeptidase, coding for MYTWKAHKGRVLGYTYENMQTDLAIFAEIFSEYVQVQSLGMSADFRSIDCLRIGKQNAQEKVFIFGGIHGREYMTSQLIMEQAVKFLLHLKQSDVYQGISYGTLLENRAVYAIPMANPDGVSISQFGLEGIRNRELRKDLQKIADRERENLSYKSYFRKWKANAKGVDLNRNFPAEWGKCKTGKETVSSEGYRGKYPESERETQILTQLTRENSFQRTISYHSSGQVIYWNFGQEGNLKAVTKAFARRISNATGYALDGNFKILAGAGYKDWALQSMGIPSLTVEIGKQDSPLPWRCFEKVYQENRNVWEEVLLELEESEFT
- a CDS encoding HAD family hydrolase encodes the protein MKNLKRLLAVIGIILLAGMYVLTLVFALTDNSAAGNMVMASLYATVMIPVLLYAFLLVHKWTHPKKEEISRVLENTSDVDTVIFDIGNVLAKYDWKKLLKEMNYDEKTTHAVADAMFLSKDWAEADRGIRTEEEILQSFIANNPSYEKEIRATFSKIEDTISVYSYTKDWLAYLKKRGYKLYFLSNFPEPLYRRCLDRLNFLELMDGGYMSWQVHLLKPEPEMYRKLIQDFQITPEKAVFIDDYMDNVAEARAQGLNAIHFTGRKSAVQQLADFGVK
- a CDS encoding glycoside hydrolase family 2 protein, producing the protein MEVKQEYPRPQLVREKWQSLNGFWDFAFDDADQGILQKWYKRDRKFEQEICVPFVYQCEKSGIHRKKVHEILWYKKKFTLSEELLKEKTDTEIFLHFEAVDYEAKVYLNGQYIAQHKGGYTPFSVNITPYLADGEQELTVRVYDPAFDETIPRGKQFWEEESRSIWYTPSSGIWQSVWLEGVPKKRLECVKFTSLYDEGKINISCKGYQVTPEDSIRYKISLKKETIAKGEIFWNTEKLDFSVDLIQEKIFHTNYHEAGFSWTPETPTLFDVEFEMINGEDGRITDKVSSYFGFRKVHTEHGMVYLNNKPYYQKLVLDQGYWPESLLTAPDDAALIQDIELAKAMGFNGCRKHQKVEESRFLYWADKMGFLVWGECASAPMYSDQTVNRTLKDWGEIIERDYNHPCIITWVPLNESWGVPNIRTDIRQQSFSMALYYYIHALDTTRLVISNDGWEMTKTDICAIHNYSHGQKGEWQMYKDYQKMLSEKATLLHNPPTCHDIYASGYSHENVPILLTEFGGIAFAVSEEEGWGYTAVHSQNEFVEEYGRIMEAVYASEGLWGYCYTQLTDVEQEINGLLTYDRKPKCDLAEIKSINDGYHSSRIG
- a CDS encoding sugar phosphate isomerase/epimerase family protein, which produces MEISGFADEIAEDLKTQIEVIKKLGISHIEMRGVNGKPLVEHSLEEVKEVKRQLDENQIKLSSIGSPIGKILITEDFEEHFELYKKTVEIAKIMETPYIRMFSFFIPEGEEPEKYKSQVFERLQKFADYARDHQVVLLHENEKEIYGDNAKRCLEIMQEFYGEHFKAVFDFANFVQCNQDTREAYQLLKPYISYIHIKDAKAESGIVVPAGYGDGNVEEILKSLLEEGYEGFLSLEPHLTDFTGFGTLEQNGELEQRKMSGEEAYTTAYRALKEILNKWL